DNA from Petropleomorpha daqingensis:
AGGGGTCCGGCCACCGCGGCCGCCGCACCGCCCCGGTCCGCGGCCCCGCACGGCGCAGGCGGACCCGCCCGACGACTTCGGGCCGACCTGGTCCACCCGGGCCGACCTGCCCGACGTCCGCGCCGCGGGACGTCGGCTGGTGACGACGGTCCTGGAGGCGTTCGCCGGCCGGCGGCCGTTGATCCAGGTCCAGCCGCTCACCTCGTCCGGCGTCTACACCGCGCTCGCCCGCGGCAGCCGGCCCCCGTGGTGCGCCGACGGGACCGCGCCGCTGGTGATCGGGCCGGTGCGCGTGTGCGAGCCGGTCGACGGCGTCGCCGAGGTCAGTGCGGTCGCCCGCCGTGGCGGACGGGCGCACGCCGTGGCCGCCCGGCTCGAGGGCATCGACGGCCGCTGGCGGTGCACCGCCCTGCAGATCGGCTGACGCCTCAGCGGTCGAACGCCAGTCGGATGCCGTCCGCCGGTCGGCGGCCGGTCCCTCGGCGAGCTCGACGCCGAGGCCGCAGCTGCACGACGGCGACCGAGGCCAGCACCAGCACGCCACCGAGGACCTGCACCGGGGCGAGGAACTCCCCCAGCGTGACGGCGGCGAGCACCGTCGTGACGACCGGCTCGAACGTCGACAGGATCGCGGCGGTCGACGGGCCGGTCCGCCGCAGGCCGGCGAAGAACGCGAGCATCGCCACCACGGTGGAGACGACGGCGATGCACCCCACCCACAACCACCCGGCCGGCCCGAAGCCGAGCTCCACCCCGCCGCCGGCGATCCCCCGGACGGCCAGCGTGAGCGCGGCCCCGGCCATCACCAGGGCGGACAGCAGCACCGGCGGCAGGCGGTGCACCACCGTGTCGGCGACCAGGATGTAGGCGGTGTAGGTGACCGCGGCACCGAACGCGAGCACGACGCCGATCGAGTCGAACCGCACCCCACCGGCGCCCAGCAGGACCAGCAGCGTGCCGCAGGAGGCAACCAGCACCGCGGCCGACCGCGCCGGCGTCAGGCGCTCGCGGCCGAGCAGGGCGGCGGCCAGGGTGACCAGCGCCGGGTAGGTGTAGAGGACCAGCGCCACCAGCGACGCGTCGATCCGCTCCAGCGCCGAGAAGTACAGGGCCGCCTGGGTCGCGTACCCGACCGCGCCCAGCCCGAGCGCCGTCAGCACCAGTCGGAGGGGCGGCCGGGCACCACCCGAGCGCAGGTCCGGTCGCACCAGCAGGACGAACCCGAGCAGCGCCGCCGCCAACGCGAAGCGGAGCAGCAGCAGCGCGCCCGGCTCGACGCCGACGGCGTAGGCGAGCTTGCCGAAGACGGCCATCGCCCCGAAGCAGGCCGCCGAGAGGAGGCAGAGCGCGGCACCCACCCGGCCAGCCTCGGCCACCCATCCGGTCACGTCCAGTGACGATTGGTGGAGTCGACTGGTTAGCTCTCCTACATGGATGCCTTCGACCTCCGACGGCTGCGCATGCTCCGCGAGCTCGACGAGCGGGGAACCCTTGGTGCGGTGGCGGCCGCGCTGGGCTACACCCCCTCCGCGGTCTCCCAGCAGCTCGCCGTCCTGGAGAAGGAGGCCGGCACACGGCTGCTGGAGAAGGCCGGGCGAGGGGTGCGGCTGACCGACGCCGGCCGCCTGCTCGCCGGGCACGCCGGCACCCTGCTGGCGGCCGCGGAGGCGGCACGGGCCGACCTCGCCTCGCTCACCGGCG
Protein-coding regions in this window:
- a CDS encoding Rv3235 family protein, whose product is MSAPAQPEPAAPPAAARPALRLVVVPTPQPPLVDEPVRWVLPGVRPPRPPHRPGPRPRTAQADPPDDFGPTWSTRADLPDVRAAGRRLVTTVLEAFAGRRPLIQVQPLTSSGVYTALARGSRPPWCADGTAPLVIGPVRVCEPVDGVAEVSAVARRGGRAHAVAARLEGIDGRWRCTALQIG
- a CDS encoding DMT family transporter, encoding MGAALCLLSAACFGAMAVFGKLAYAVGVEPGALLLLRFALAAALLGFVLLVRPDLRSGGARPPLRLVLTALGLGAVGYATQAALYFSALERIDASLVALVLYTYPALVTLAAALLGRERLTPARSAAVLVASCGTLLVLLGAGGVRFDSIGVVLAFGAAVTYTAYILVADTVVHRLPPVLLSALVMAGAALTLAVRGIAGGGVELGFGPAGWLWVGCIAVVSTVVAMLAFFAGLRRTGPSTAAILSTFEPVVTTVLAAVTLGEFLAPVQVLGGVLVLASVAVVQLRPRRRARRGTGRRPADGIRLAFDR